Sequence from the Dreissena polymorpha isolate Duluth1 unplaced genomic scaffold, UMN_Dpol_1.0 chrUn033, whole genome shotgun sequence genome:
TTGTtcatttaatatcattattttacaCAAGTTTGATTTTCGGCTACTTTGTGGCTACAGTTTACGCTAGCGGCTGAccatttgttcatttaatatagGTTATTGTACCACAGTTTTGTTTTCGGCTACTTTTTTGGCTACAGTTTCCGCAAGCGGCTGACAATatgtcaaattaataaaaatatttcactTGTTCTGTTTCTGGCTACCTTTTGGTTacagtagccgctagcggctatgGTAGCCAGTGCCGGCTATAGGTTTTGGCTACTCAGCCGCAACCAAGCCGCTATTGGCTGACTTTAGCTACCACCAGACAACCTATTACGGCTACCTTTTTAGGTAGCGGCTATGTAGCCACTACCTAGCGGCTACACAGCCGCTACCTTTTCATGTACGGGTTGCTACAGCAAATATACTTTTGATAAACAGATGTTTATTTGGAGATTGATAGAGGTAAATAGAAAAATACCAATGCTATCTTATCCAATAACTGTGTGGAAAATGCTTTGAGTACGTTTAAGTGATAATCTagaatcataaaataatattaaatacgaGAATTATGCAATAAGGTCGTAGGCTATTAACCGGATTGCTTTACAAATACAGATATATAGAACATGTTGGAGTAATTTTGAACAAGATCTGCTACTCAGAAAATATCCAGTTTTACGTCAGACTTGACCAGGGCAACATACTGTCTTACATAAAAATTTAACAGGTACTTAACACCTCATACCGACGATTACTTTCGACGAATCGGTTTTCGGGTCCTTTTCAAGCGTCCTAGACGAATGTCACATTCAAAGACTGGCAGAAATAACGTATTTACAACAGacatatagattatatatcattcaaaattatttgaatgatcaATAGTAAAACTTTGATGTTTTTTAATGAAGCATACTTTGTTGATAAATCGTATCGTTTTCATTTACACAATCACATTTCTGACTTTGAATGCATCAACAGTAGATGTATAGATATATTAAAAATAAGAGAAATTAAAAACCATACGTTCATGCGACCAGGCCACTTAagaattgtgatttttttaagtCGAAATATTACCTCGTTTTTATAGACAATACATTGAGATATGGTGTTTTTTATGTTTACGGTCTCGTTATAAACATTTGTATATTATATTGACGTATGCATATTTGTTGAATCACGTTAACTACACCACCAGGTTTGTAGTTATTCAAGATTATGTGCTGTAAAGGAAAACAACTGTTTTAAATAGAGTGCACTATTTACGTGACATTACATGTCGCATAATTTATTATGGGTTCACCTAGTGtggtgttttaaaataaaatttgtaatataattattatatactgCTGATAAGAGCATGTATATCATTAGGCAAGATTAATTATGGCAACaaaatatactactcaaaatttgctaaggatcactttttattttgtttcgcaTAATCTTCAATATGGGATtacgtttatttaaatttattattttgcaggttttgatattagaatgtgtgtttttgattttatttttatacattgatttatcattgatgcgtgacgctggatgaatctagctaggggtgactTTTGAAGGTTTTAGTGAATGTGTGTCAGAatagaaattattgtaaaagtctTGAAACAGTGAAAGGATCTTTTCAATATCGTGTATGGTTCCCATTGGCATTGATTACTGATAAGCATCGCCTTCTCATGCTGCTGATAAGCCCATAACATTACCATGCATTTGGTAGCGGTTCCACATCCTGGCTACAACGCTCTGTGAAACGCCAAGCTGACGTGCAACGTGACGTTGTGACGCTCCAACTTCCAGCATCCCAACCCCCCTATTCATTTCTTCTAAGGTAAGACGTCTACTTACGCGAAAGTAAGCCATTTCAAACAACTTTAAATATGAATGATTGAGCTACGAGTGTAGATTTAGAGCATGTTCACAATGGGTTTGTCAAGTGCAAGGCCAACTGTCATGGCTTTTTCGTGGGTATTGCTTTTCATGAGCAAATAAGCAAGCCTGTGTAAACAAAATCGATAAGACAGGTTATTAATTATGTAGAATACGCACTCATATTGTGGAAAACACAagctgttttgtttttaataaacacttcaaattacacataatataaaaagtgatcctaagcaaattttgagtagtatattaaattaaaaacacttatttcccaaCAAAACATGTTTGACACAGACAAATACACTTTTCAGAGTAAGAGGAATCGTTTACATTAAAACAATCGTTTTGTGTATTTCGTCGTTAAAAAAACATACCAAGATCAGTTTATATATTCTGCAATTGAATAAATCACAAGTGACATGATTGTACTAAAACTGATCGCAGCcgaagtttgttttttttaacgtcCATCAACACATTTAGGTCATCTAAACATTGAGGTGATTCAGATAAGAAATGTTTAGATACATCCACCGAGTTGTTTAAAACACGTTAAGTACAATATGTTTGAGAACTATATTATATAGTGGAAGGATACTTATATATGGCAATAATTCTGCCAGAACTGCACTTAATCATGTTTATCGTGTCACTAAAGTCATTCATTTTTGAAAGTTTGAATGAAAGCAGCTACGTTACATAaacgaaaataaatgtggccaacAAAATGTTTGCAATTGTGCGATTGTTACTAGAACTGCGTTTTGAATATGTCATTTGTCTCTTGAATATAAAACAGCAGTACACAGATGATTGATAAAGTGTCTTCTTTGATCTCTGAATGTCGCTCCCTATTCCCGAAGCAAGTCGAAAATTAAATTATTCGGACACCTTTACCAATAATCATATTTAATAACAGTGTATATGTACCGTGAATTATATACGACCCTTATTAgaatcagtgaaataaactaAATCTACTATCATAATGGTAGTTTTTGTATACTGAATATGCTTTTGTATATTCAgggaaaacaaacattaaaacaaaaatatgatgaAAGTACATGAACATAATGTTTAACTATGTTGTATGCATCATTCATATTGGAAAGTGGCTATTCATGCAAGGGGCTTTAATTAACGTTTGCACATTAAAAGAAATTACAACAACTCTGTCACCACAGTTTACTTAAATGTACGTTCAAACATTAGTGCTCCAATGAAATAAGTTGGAGAAGTTAAGACTTAATTAATATCAGAACGCGTGATCATTCATTCGACTGTATTATTaacttaaattgtttttattaagttATTTCTTACAGTGCCATTGTTTCTGAGGTAAACAgtcataaacaaaaaaaattatcgTACATTTGACTAATACGGGCCTATTTCGTACTCGAACAGTTACCGACAATATATGGTAACGTCCCTCCTTTATCGGTACATGAAAACTTTCGGCAAATTAAGCGTTGATGAATTATGTTACAGTTGTCAACCTGGGATATATCTTCTGTAGAATGGCACATTATTTCATTCattaacattgtattttatttttgtattgtcaGGTAATagaattgaattttgtttattaattgatCTGTACTTTTTTTAATTCTCCTACTTTCCAAATCATTTGTTGGACATGATTTGAAACTGTCATATTACTGTTATAGGTTTTATAACTTAATTCCAATGGCCGGTGGCAGACACATCATCAAATTTAGATTCGCTCATAACATTGAActcatgggtggcaccagcagtgaactccaAAATCTCACCAACATACTTTATTCAAGAGCAGGAATATatgggatggaggtcagcacgaaGAAATGTAAGAGCATGGTGCCCAGCACGAACAACACAAaaccatgaacggcgagaagctggAAGAAGTGACACTCTAGATAGAGGCTGCCGTCGATGCCGTCGATACCGTCAGAAGAAACTATTGTTTGAACATTTGAACGGGTGTAAGTTCTTCCCCTTGGTTGATCTTACTTTAGCAGCCTTCATCTGACCTGACTCGTCTTTAATTGCCTTTCCACACAACGGCCAGAACGGTCAGGGAATGTTATGATTATGATCAGCACTTTGAAGTGCTTTTGTAAGAAAGTTGTCTCACTGTGTATCCTCTGATTTGATGCTCATGTCTATCCCAAGGGTAAGTTATACTGTTCCAAAGAGTGTGTTTAGCGCCATCATGAGTGATTTTGTACgatgttatatatttatagttgATACTTAAAATAACCTGACAGTGAAGTCCGTGGTGCGATAGAAATTGTGTGCATAGTGTTCCAGCAATTGAATTTTGCTCGGCTTGAATTAGAGGTAGTTACAGAATGGCCGGATACATAATTTCAGTCCAAATCACTCATAAGTTAAACAGCGTTCGGGATATAAACTGATTGATATAATTGTCAAGCAACAGAGCCAGTCCCACCAATTTTAGGAAAAATTAATGtagattttaatataaaaaaaaatcatgtttttattttaatgaagatGATCATAACTATAACAAACTGATCTGAATAACATGTcatgaacattttaaattgtttattcatgTTGATTCATTAGATATATTCAAATGAATATATCGTTTGATCGTTTAATATttcataacaaattaataatttttaaatcaaacaaaaatatatatttaggtACATTACATACACATACAAACTGAAAGCTATAAAGAGCTATACAAATCGTCATGAAAAGATCGACAAAAATGGTATTCGATTGAGACCAGAACAAACAGGAttctgtttgtgtgtgttttgttaacTTTTTTCGATTGTGTTTAACACGAAAGACATATGGGTGTCctgtaaaaaatacttaaacCACAGACGAACTAATTCTAGTATACCTCTTACAGATTGTAAAGTTTAATGTATATTTGATGTCATATGTCATACGTTAATAAAAACATGACTGAGCAAAAACGAATAAATTgaaatagcattaatactttAAAAACACTACACAACTACATGTAgaacaataataaacataattaaaaggcacaaaacaaaacaatatatagtCATGTGGTCTCAGTTGTCAAAGGATGCATTATTCACGATTCATGGTCGTTCCATGTGCTaacttaaaatgttaaattacttttttaattacTATAAACGTATTCGGTGTTggaatgttttataaatattacatcCACGATATATCACCATGTTCGCAGTGATTGATTAGCCTTCTTTTAAATAATATGATACACGAAAGGTCAATTTGTTTACTTGTTTGTCTATTcgtataaaatacaattatttcaacCTAACGTGCATATTCGATTGATACGCATAAGACAATGTGCACACTTACAATTTAAATAACCGTTTTTTTTAACTGGAGTATTTTATAGCTCTTTCTAAAGACAATATCTCGTTTGGTTCTTTTATCAAACTATAtagtatttacataaaaaataccaGTATCCTCATGAATTGTTACAGATAATTATTGTCAAAAGTTGTCAATTCCGCGTATCAATAGTGACAGTTTCATCCGCTTAAGTCAAGTGTTAATGTCTTCACTTTGCCAGTCAtaacgttttcacaaaatatatgcAACTCGGTGTCTCCGAACATAAACGTTATCTTAATGGTCTGTTCCTTCAGTGGACTGTCTCTGTTGTTGACTATTTCAATTAGACCAAGTTGTTCACATCCTGGATCTGTTGTGAAAGCCGGATCCCTGTCTTTTGTCCTGTAAATTTTAATTTCAGAATGTTCATCTCTAGGAGTGCAAAAATGTGTCACTTTGGAATCAACTTGCACCTCTTCATTCAATCTAACAAAAATCATGAAAGCGTCTTTGACCTCCCATTTTCCGTCTTCGTATACTTTCTTTTCGGCAGGATGTTTTTTCTCGTCATATATTGTATTTACTTTAACCCCATACGTGTAATCCATAACCCTGGATGAAATAATGTCAGGCTTATGTCCAAACATCACGGCTCCCTTCAGCACGGCAAGACCCGCCTCACCAGGAACGATCAGCTGTTTCTCAGGAAATTCTTGCCGAATCCTCTGTTGGACATATGGACTGTCTGCAAACCCTCCAACTAAAACGATAAGACCAACATCTTTCATTCTTTGTTCTTTAAGAACACTGCTTATATGAATCACCGTCTTGGAAACCGTATCTGTGAACCAACTTTGCATGATTGACGAGTTGATACAAAGCTTATCTTGTCCTCTTAGGAAAACCTTTCCACCGTATTTCAAAGATGACAATCGGTCGGGTAAAGACTGATGACACTGCTCCACTGACATTTCCTTGAGTACCACTGGGATGCGAAATGTGATGTCGGTCTTAGAATCAAACTGGAATTTCCTCTTCTTTACCTCAAAGTCACGAATCATATCAAAGTAATCGTACATGTCTTTACTTTGCAAGGCATTAATGGCCATTGTCCCAAATACTTCTGTCATAAACGCCATGAAGTTTTCATCGACATATATTCCGCCCCACGGACCGCCGCTGGGGCCGTGAATATTCTTCAGTGAGCCATTACTTTGTTTTTCGTGGACAGATATGTCAGCAGTTCCACctggaatagtagtagtagtagaagttgaagtagaagtagaagcagttGTTGTTGTAAATGTATAATTTGTTGTTGTAGGAGTAAAGGTGGAGGTGGAAGTTGTAAAAAATaaagtcagtagtagtagtagtggtagtagtagtagtagtagtagtagtagaagtagtagtagtagtgtgtagtgtggtagtagtagtggtagtagtagtagtagtagtagtataagtagtagtcgtcgtcgtcgtagtcgtagtagtagtagtagtagtagtagtagtagtagtagtagtagtagtagtagtagtagtagttagtagtagtctcTCGTAGTAGTAGCCGatgtagtagtagtctagtagtcgtagtagtagtcagtagtagtagtagtagtagtagtagtcagtagtagtagtagtagtagtatgtagtagtagtagtagtaggtagtagtaggtagtagtagtagttagtagtagactagtagtagtagtcgtagtagtagtaagtagtgagtagtagtagtagtagtagtagtatgtagtagtagtagtagtagtagtagtagtagtagaagtagttagtagtagtagaagatgtATTAACTGCGGTACAGTAGCAATAGTAGTGTTAGAAGTAGCTGTTGTTCTAGTATTAGAAGTTGTCGAAGGTGTGcaatagtagcagcagtagtcgtagtggcagtagcagtaacaTAAGATTTACCTCCTAAGTCGACGACCATGAACTTTTGTCCCACTAACGTGTGACCGAGGGCCTCACAGCATACAGCAGCTGCCTCGGGCTCAAGGGCCAATTTTAGGCGTTCGACATCGATCCCGGCCTAAAtggtgttaaaataatgtttaaaaaatgtgtctGTATTTGTTCCTATTTATTATtccattaacaaaaatataatcatAATGTGAGATATATGAACGTGGCACTTGTTCTTGATTGATGTTGAGTAAATTTACATAGAAAAATCAATGAACaagagttattttatttataaaatgttctgTACCTCAACCGCTGCTTCTCTCATGAACTGTTTGGCAGCTATTCCCCAGATAGCTGGTACAGTAATTATGTATCTGATGTCAGTTTCTCTCGTCCCAATTGTATGCAAACTCAAAGCGTCCAACAGGTGTTTCCGTAGATACTTGAGCGACATCGTAAATATCTGTTTGGCTGGGAAAGTTTTACCTTCCAAATCTTCAACTGTTGCTGAACGCGAAATACGCTGAAACAGaacatgtataaaatacaataGCTATGCGGAGTAGTTCACATTATAAAATAAGTCCTGTAATACCATACTCCACAGCGGCTGAAATAACTtataatcatttatttttataacgaGAATGTATATTAATGTGTTACAAAATGTATTGAGCGTTTACACAGAAGACACAATGGAATTAGATTTATAGAAAAGACGTGCTGAAGAGGATTGCATAATGCTATCGAATAGAACATTGCACATTGTATGTAACATTGGACATATGGACtctaatatatacatatatatatatatatatatatatatatatatatatatatatatatatatatatatatatatatatatatatatatattgtaatttatATGGGCAAATGCCTTAAAAACGTTCGTTGTAAACGTATTTTACAACCATAATTATGCATTCGATTGTGacaacatttgtatttgtttgccAGTTACCGTGTACGTAAAATAATAAtcattcattaaatattttaaaaagagaCTATGGTGCGCCAAGAagattgaagtaaattataaatgtGTCGATTTACCTGATTGTGTAGTACCATCTTAAATCTTCTAAACAATCTCCAACCATGATGTTTTCCTGCTCCTGCCAATGACGAATACTTGTCCTCGGCATCAAATCCAAATGAATCGAACTCACTATTCTGCTTGAGAAGAACACTTGTCGATGTTTTAAGTGAGATAAGTTGACCAGATCCGGCAGTCCAACCCTTGTTAGTTTTGACGTCATTTGGAGAGTCTTTGAAAGAGAACGCATATCCACTGTACGTGGTCCCGAAGTCGAAGGCGGCCACAATCAGGCATTGGTTTCCGACAGCATTGGTTTTAtctcaatatataattatatgacaTGATATGACTTGTTTTTgtgcaaaacaaacatttcaatatttaagtatttaatgtttttcagttttattactagagtgatatatatatatataagcattttattttcaaaaataattactcaAGAAAGCAATGGCAAAAAATGAATATTACTTCAAATCATCCTTATCTACTATAAATATACCACATTAATACAAAGTTAAATCTGATTCAATGAAGGGCTGCTTGATATTGAAGCAGAATCAGTAATGCTTTAAACTATTAAACTTGTCAAAAGTCCAGATTTTGATAATTTACTGCTTAATTCTGGAGAGTATTTCGGAAAAAGGTAATGTCATTTCGTAATAATAAGTGTAAATTATCATTGTATTACAAACTCCTTGTCTATAAcacaaaaacatgaaattatgacTTTTATTCCAAAAAAACACAGCGAGGTGTTAAAGTCAATTAACATTATACCATTTCGGTCAATAGAAGGTTTGTCGCGCAGTTCACCCAATAAGCgattacattttaacaatatgtgcagaaattattattattaaattaagggAAAGCACATACACATTATGTAACAATAagagccatataaagaaaacatcTCACTACTctgatgataaatatgtgtttagaCATGCGTCATTAATTTTGAAGACagtcgtaacacttcgtccatctccggattctccgtTAAGAGTAGACTCGTACCTAACTACCAGCCATCTTGGCTTTGAAACACCCAACGCGTGATCCGCCTGCGTTAAAAGGCGATATACTACGCATAAAAATAGTGATGCAATACATAGAGGGTAAACGCATTTTTACCATTCCAaatcattttcttattattttttatacaaaaacaagcaattgaattatatataattacataacaAATGATAAGTTGACTTTTACGGCAAACGGTATATTGCATGGTATTGTTACCATTTCAGAGTTAAAATGGATTTCAAGTCTGATCTAGAATATACGACGAGCAAGCTGAAGATAGAGTTTAGTTTTAGCGACTACCAATTGAAAGCCCTAaagagtctttatgatttgaaagATACGATCGAAGTTCTTCTAACTGGCTCAtgaaaaagcattatttttcagGTAGTAAGATGTTTTCGCGATCTTTACCACGATTGTTGTATTGTGTTGAATGACAATAAGCAATTTGCTAATTCCACACCTAGcgattattcataaatatatctgaCTGTTTATTATTCATAGATTTCTGAGTAACTATGGACACATTCCTagtttaaagaatgaaaaaagttgaattttctgattgcattttccagttcattcaaaaaccgtgttataaaataaattaaatatggatTGCTGGAATTACGACA
This genomic interval carries:
- the LOC127863751 gene encoding heat shock 70 kDa protein 12B-like, coding for MDWLKQWIFGRPADKTNAVGNQCLIVAAFDFGTTYSGYAFSFKDSPNDVKTNKGWTAGSGQLISLKTSTSVLLKQNSEFDSFGFDAEDKYSSLAGAGKHHGWRLFRRFKMVLHNQRISRSATVEDLEGKTFPAKQIFTMSLKYLRKHLLDALSLHTIGTRETDIRYIITVPAIWGIAAKQFMREAAVEAGIDVERLKLALEPEAAAVCCEALGHTLVGQKFMVVDLGGGTADISVHEKQSNGSLKNIHGPSGGPWGGIYVDENFMAFMTEVFGTMAINALQSKDMYDYFDMIRDFEVKKRKFQFDSKTDITFRIPVVLKEMSVEQCHQSLPDRLSSLKYGGKVFLRGQDKLCINSSIMQSWFTDTVSKTVIHISSVLKEQRMKDVGLIVLVGGFADSPYVQQRIRQEFPEKQLIVPGEAGLAVLKGAVMFGHKPDIISSRVMDYTYGVKVNTIYDEKKHPAEKKVYEDGKWEVKDAFMIFVRLNEEVQVDSKVTHFCTPRDEHSEIKIYRTKDRDPAFTTDPGCEQLGLIEIVNNRDSPLKEQTIKITFMFGDTELHIFCENVMTGKVKTLTLDLSG